One window from the genome of Labilithrix sp. encodes:
- a CDS encoding lysophospholipid acyltransferase family protein: MARADALRADVREGARWSWGQRIKNDAIYMLAMGALAIAERIPPRAAVWVGRWVGLAAWAAGARARRVAIANVARVLPGVDAGSFVRRVYRALGERLGEAVAALDPARPLVALPFVPGARACLDDAIAEGRGVVFASAHLGPWERVAATLVAAGVPLTVVAREPYDPRFGRLYDRLRGARGVKTVYRGADGAGVRLVRVLRRGGVLGMPMDLASRVPSVTAPFLGAPAPTAVGPARLALRTGAAVVVGAATPDGIHFERIVVAPDDDEVALTARINDALSARIRAWPEAWPWMHARWQDNPVMLGPWRKRSRASSQASTSRS; this comes from the coding sequence ATGGCGCGCGCGGATGCTCTTCGGGCCGACGTGCGTGAGGGGGCGCGGTGGAGCTGGGGGCAGCGGATCAAGAACGATGCGATCTACATGCTCGCGATGGGGGCCCTCGCGATCGCCGAGCGGATCCCGCCCCGCGCGGCGGTGTGGGTCGGGCGGTGGGTCGGGCTCGCGGCTTGGGCGGCGGGCGCGCGCGCGCGGCGGGTCGCGATCGCGAACGTCGCGCGCGTCCTGCCCGGCGTCGACGCGGGGTCGTTCGTGCGGCGGGTCTACCGCGCGCTCGGGGAGCGGCTCGGAGAAGCCGTCGCTGCGCTCGATCCTGCGCGACCGCTCGTGGCGCTGCCGTTCGTGCCCGGCGCGCGGGCGTGCCTCGACGACGCGATCGCGGAGGGGCGCGGCGTCGTGTTCGCGTCGGCGCACCTCGGGCCGTGGGAGCGCGTCGCGGCGACGCTCGTCGCGGCGGGGGTGCCGCTCACCGTCGTCGCGCGCGAGCCGTACGATCCGCGCTTCGGGCGGCTCTACGATCGGCTCCGCGGAGCGCGGGGCGTGAAGACGGTGTACCGCGGCGCGGACGGGGCCGGCGTGCGGCTCGTCCGCGTGCTCCGGCGCGGCGGTGTGCTCGGCATGCCGATGGACCTCGCGTCGCGCGTGCCGTCGGTGACGGCGCCGTTCCTCGGCGCGCCCGCGCCGACGGCGGTCGGGCCCGCTCGGCTCGCGCTCCGCACCGGCGCCGCCGTCGTCGTCGGGGCCGCGACGCCGGACGGGATCCACTTCGAGCGCATCGTCGTCGCGCCGGACGACGACGAGGTCGCGCTCACCGCGCGGATCAACGACGCGCTCTCGGCGCGGATCCGCGCGTGGCCCGAGGCCTGGCCGTGGATGCACGCACGCTGGCAGGACAACCCGGTTATGCTCGGCCCATGGCGGAAAAGGTCCCGCGCCTCCTCCCAGGCGTCGACATCAAGAAGCTGA